The Methanobacterium sp. BAmetb5 genome includes a region encoding these proteins:
- a CDS encoding site-specific integrase, whose translation MKPDPVEKWFVKGDYPESTESLYRLGLKHYCELIGKTPEELKEEAVYEENQIPRMADRNIDFYLPQFRKHLKDSGKAPQTIKVYLSAAKSFYKYNGIQVPDVTTKGNDLCLEKNEGRLLKREEIQKMIEISPIRDKTIIYLMALTGMSQAEMRNLTIRKILDATSVALNEKIDTVEELFKNEEKLNDVILSLLITRKKVHYRYHTFIPPEVSRNIIYYLKERSYGRNEKIRISNINKELFVNHDGEPLTKHNVSSNFNRIGKKLGFKTNEKGAYAFWRSHGLRKYFISTIINKTGDHVLADYLVGHKIDRNKQAYWKADPEELKKRYLDVLEFLSIDEISVKDYTSEEYTKIKKEMKEMKEKDLKRQSELNEKDLKIQSLEATVNELTGRMDDVESNIELKSDEDVEVIKNFINKVGKRLKENPDDFNHITDAEWDELKKQIEK comes from the coding sequence ATGAAACCGGATCCAGTTGAGAAATGGTTTGTAAAAGGAGATTATCCCGAATCTACAGAATCTTTATACCGTTTAGGTCTCAAACATTATTGTGAATTAATTGGTAAGACCCCAGAAGAATTAAAAGAAGAAGCTGTGTATGAAGAGAATCAAATCCCACGAATGGCAGATAGAAATATTGATTTTTACTTACCACAATTTAGAAAACATCTTAAAGATAGTGGTAAAGCCCCACAAACTATTAAAGTATATTTGAGCGCTGCTAAATCATTTTACAAATACAATGGAATTCAAGTTCCAGATGTAACTACTAAAGGTAATGACCTCTGTTTAGAGAAAAATGAAGGAAGGTTACTAAAACGAGAAGAAATCCAAAAAATGATTGAAATTTCCCCTATACGTGACAAAACAATAATATACTTAATGGCACTCACCGGGATGTCCCAAGCCGAAATGAGGAATTTAACAATAAGGAAAATTTTGGATGCAACAAGTGTGGCACTTAATGAAAAAATAGATACCGTAGAAGAGTTATTTAAAAATGAAGAAAAACTTAATGATGTTATTTTAAGTTTATTAATTACTAGAAAAAAGGTACATTATAGATATCATACTTTTATTCCCCCAGAAGTATCAAGAAATATCATTTATTATCTAAAAGAAAGGTCTTATGGGCGAAATGAAAAAATCAGAATATCGAACATAAATAAAGAACTTTTCGTTAACCATGATGGTGAACCTCTAACTAAACATAATGTTTCAAGTAATTTTAATAGAATAGGGAAAAAATTAGGGTTTAAAACCAATGAAAAAGGGGCTTATGCATTCTGGCGTAGTCATGGGCTTAGGAAATATTTCATTTCTACAATAATCAATAAAACTGGAGATCATGTTTTGGCTGATTATCTTGTTGGTCACAAAATTGATAGAAATAAACAGGCATATTGGAAAGCAGACCCGGAAGAACTCAAAAAAAGATACTTAGATGTTCTTGAATTTCTTTCGATAGACGAAATTAGTGTAAAAGATTATACCAGTGAAGAGTATACTAAAATCAAGAAAGAAATGAAGGAAATGAAGGAAAAAGACCTTAAAAGGCAGTCAGAACTGAATGAAAAGGATCTTAAAATTCAGAGTTTGGAAGCTACGGTAAATGAACTAACAGGCCGAATGGATGATGTAGAATCTAACATTGAATTAAAATCGGATGAAGATGTAGAAGTAATTAAAAATTTTATAAATAAAGTTGGAAAACGTTTAAAAGAAAATCCAGACGATTTTAATCATATAACCGATGCAGAATGGGATGAACTTAAAAAACAAATAGAAAAATGA
- a CDS encoding PAS domain S-box protein yields MTDKILLVEDESVEATDTKHTLEKMGYDVVYIASRGREAVEKISELQPDLILMDIRLKDDISGIDVVAMIKDLGIPVIFLTTQSEESNLEKVKLTEPYGYIIKPYDVTELKYVIELVLYKDRMEKKLKTSTEFTNALIEASNDMFLIDPSGVILKANDATSRRFNVTPDELIGKPLSLFLPENIFQNRWEHLKEAIKTREVVEFEDERDEKYFHHRIFPLVEEGEVQKLAVFFQEITERKSYERELIKNSLHLKKAQELGHMGSWDWDMATGVLNCSEEIYRILGVDETFQPTFENIDAQIHPDDREQCIQKREELFRRGGKCEYEFRILRPDGEIRHLKQSIQVLFDTNTKSVVAFGIIQDVTEIEKSKIALVKSEQKYRDIFENATEGIYQTTPDGKIINANPAFARVFGFDSPEELIENVQDIQNDLYAHPEDRDEFKRRLETEGEVKDFEVEFFQLDGTQAWALVNAKAVKGGKDHSKYYEGMVVDITRLKQAEKAVTESEEKYRNVVEQSYNGVVLSNEEGRIIEWNSSMEEITGLAENEVHGKYVSTIILQSLPSTFSDQRASHLKEDIDRIYQNQELPPYLKKLEYSFQRPDGHEIFVEALNFPFKSGGKFFMCTIIRDISRQKIAEEMTQDHLQKLIILNKIVNIANNAQNIHDLFKGVLNSTLYLLGFESGSIYLLDENKEFAELEYYENLPEEFIEKVEKLEVAKEPYSSIYLEGKAFYNYLKVRPVLKEFGFKAVAVVPFFSAQKVIGSIHVVSREKNSISSLEMDILETIGMETGTVIAKMYSEAAIRDSLAEKEVLLKEIHHRVKNNMQIISSLLNLQLQHVHEEEASDVLIESQGRVKTMAMIHEKLYQSPDLARIRFKDYIQKLAYDILYTYGVKAGSIELEMDIDNIELGMETSIPCGLIINELVTNSVKYAFPDSKGTIKIQFKGQDELQLTIKDDGIGLPREIDLEHTETLGLQLVLNLVKQLNGELTINRSPGTEYIIKFKELQYSKRF; encoded by the coding sequence TTGACTGATAAAATTCTCCTGGTGGAAGATGAGAGTGTAGAGGCCACAGATACTAAGCATACACTGGAAAAAATGGGTTATGATGTTGTTTACATAGCTTCTAGAGGGAGAGAAGCTGTGGAAAAGATTTCCGAGCTCCAGCCGGATCTTATTCTAATGGATATTAGGCTAAAAGATGATATCAGTGGCATTGATGTGGTTGCTATGATCAAAGATCTAGGCATACCAGTTATTTTTTTAACGACACAGTCTGAAGAGTCTAACCTTGAAAAAGTCAAATTAACTGAACCATACGGTTACATAATAAAACCTTACGATGTTACTGAACTGAAATATGTCATAGAACTGGTTCTTTACAAAGATAGAATGGAAAAGAAATTAAAAACCAGTACTGAGTTCACTAATGCCCTTATAGAAGCTTCCAATGACATGTTTTTAATTGATCCTTCGGGGGTGATATTAAAGGCAAACGATGCAACTTCACGCCGGTTCAACGTTACCCCGGATGAACTGATAGGTAAGCCTTTAAGTCTATTCCTGCCGGAGAATATATTCCAGAATCGATGGGAACACCTGAAAGAAGCCATCAAAACCAGGGAAGTAGTGGAATTTGAAGATGAACGGGACGAAAAATACTTCCACCACCGTATATTCCCCCTAGTGGAAGAGGGGGAAGTGCAGAAGCTGGCAGTTTTCTTTCAGGAAATAACAGAACGCAAATCCTATGAACGAGAATTGATAAAAAATTCTCTGCACCTTAAAAAGGCTCAAGAACTGGGTCATATGGGTAGCTGGGATTGGGATATGGCAACTGGAGTTTTAAACTGTTCTGAAGAAATTTACAGGATATTGGGTGTGGATGAAACATTCCAGCCCACCTTTGAAAATATCGATGCCCAGATCCACCCTGATGACCGGGAGCAGTGTATTCAAAAGAGGGAGGAGTTATTCCGCAGGGGTGGTAAATGTGAGTACGAATTCCGCATATTAAGGCCGGATGGTGAGATTAGGCATTTAAAACAGTCGATTCAGGTATTATTTGATACAAATACCAAGTCAGTAGTGGCATTTGGGATAATTCAGGATGTAACTGAAATTGAAAAATCAAAAATAGCCCTGGTGAAGAGTGAACAGAAGTACCGGGATATATTTGAAAATGCTACAGAGGGAATTTACCAGACCACCCCGGATGGTAAGATCATTAATGCTAATCCTGCCTTTGCTCGGGTATTTGGCTTCGATTCTCCGGAAGAACTGATAGAAAATGTTCAGGATATTCAAAACGATCTATACGCCCATCCTGAGGATCGGGATGAATTTAAAAGGCGCCTGGAAACTGAGGGGGAAGTTAAAGATTTTGAAGTGGAATTTTTCCAGCTAGATGGAACTCAGGCCTGGGCGCTGGTCAATGCCAAGGCAGTTAAAGGTGGAAAAGACCATAGTAAATATTATGAAGGCATGGTAGTGGATATAACCCGGTTAAAACAAGCGGAAAAAGCAGTGACAGAAAGTGAGGAAAAATACCGGAATGTAGTTGAACAATCCTACAACGGAGTGGTACTTTCCAATGAAGAAGGAAGGATCATTGAATGGAACAGTAGTATGGAGGAAATAACTGGCCTGGCTGAGAATGAAGTGCACGGGAAATATGTATCCACCATAATCCTCCAATCTTTACCTTCCACCTTTAGCGACCAGCGGGCTTCCCATTTAAAGGAGGATATAGACCGGATCTACCAGAATCAAGAACTGCCCCCTTACTTAAAAAAATTGGAATACTCTTTTCAACGGCCAGATGGCCATGAAATATTTGTTGAGGCCCTTAACTTCCCCTTTAAATCCGGGGGAAAATTTTTCATGTGCACCATTATCCGAGATATTTCCCGCCAGAAAATAGCCGAGGAAATGACCCAGGACCATTTACAAAAGCTTATCATATTGAACAAGATTGTTAACATTGCCAACAACGCCCAAAACATCCATGATCTATTTAAAGGTGTTTTAAATTCAACACTATATTTATTGGGCTTTGAAAGTGGCAGTATCTATTTGCTGGATGAAAATAAGGAATTTGCAGAATTGGAGTATTATGAAAATCTTCCCGAGGAATTCATAGAAAAAGTAGAGAAATTGGAGGTGGCTAAAGAACCCTATTCTTCAATTTACCTGGAGGGAAAGGCTTTTTACAATTATCTTAAGGTTAGGCCAGTTTTGAAGGAATTTGGCTTTAAAGCAGTGGCTGTAGTTCCCTTCTTTTCGGCTCAAAAGGTGATCGGATCCATACACGTGGTCAGCCGGGAAAAAAACAGTATAAGTAGCCTGGAAATGGATATCCTGGAGACCATAGGTATGGAAACCGGGACAGTAATTGCAAAGATGTATTCCGAAGCTGCAATCCGGGATTCCCTGGCAGAAAAAGAAGTTCTTTTAAAGGAAATCCATCACCGGGTTAAAAACAACATGCAGATCATCTCCAGCCTTCTGAACCTTCAGCTTCAACATGTACATGAGGAAGAAGCCAGTGATGTCCTGATTGAAAGCCAGGGACGGGTGAAGACCATGGCCATGATCCACGAAAAACTGTACCAGTCACCGGACCTGGCCCGGATCCGGTTCAAAGATTACATTCAAAAGCTGGCCTATGATATCCTATACACCTACGGTGTTAAGGCCGGGAGCATTGAACTGGAAATGGATATTGATAACATTGAACTGGGCATGGAAACCTCCATCCCCTGTGGCCTGATAATCAACGAACTGGTAACCAACAGTGTGAAATACGCGTTTCCAGACAGTAAAGGGACCATAAAGATCCAATTCAAGGGTCAGGATGAGCTGCAACTCACCATCAAGGATGATGGGATTGGTCTGCCCCGGGAAATAGACCTGGAACACACAGAAACACTGGGCCTCCAACTGGTTTTAAATTTGGTCAAACAGTTAAATGGAGAATTAACCATCAACCGGAGCCCGGGAACAGAATACATCATAAAATTCAAAGAATTACAGTATAGCAAAAGATTTTAA
- a CDS encoding pyridoxamine 5'-phosphate oxidase family protein, whose translation MRKSDKEIKDPELIQEILNQSEVCRVALCDDGKPYIVPMNFGYQDPTLYLHSATHGRKIDILRKNNNLCFQADIETGLVTSKIPCDWGMRYLSVIGSGKAYFLHDTADKKEALDVIMNKYSPGTSSRPEKTFQYSDKSLSSVIIIKVEIEEITGKKSGF comes from the coding sequence ATGAGAAAAAGTGATAAAGAGATCAAAGACCCGGAGTTAATCCAGGAAATATTAAACCAATCTGAAGTATGTCGGGTAGCTTTATGTGATGATGGAAAGCCCTACATAGTGCCCATGAACTTCGGTTACCAGGACCCGACTTTATATCTCCACTCAGCCACTCATGGCCGGAAAATTGATATTTTAAGGAAGAATAATAATCTCTGTTTCCAGGCGGATATTGAAACCGGGCTGGTTACCTCCAAAATCCCCTGTGATTGGGGAATGAGATACCTGAGCGTGATTGGTTCGGGTAAAGCCTATTTCCTCCATGATACTGCCGATAAAAAAGAAGCACTGGATGTGATCATGAACAAATACTCCCCGGGAACTTCATCCCGCCCTGAAAAAACCTTCCAATACTCGGATAAATCCCTGAGTAGTGTTATAATTATAAAAGTAGAAATAGAAGAAATAACTGGTAAAAAATCAGGATTTTGA